From Styela clava chromosome 6, kaStyClav1.hap1.2, whole genome shotgun sequence, one genomic window encodes:
- the LOC120331798 gene encoding uncharacterized protein LOC120331798, producing the protein MLYSVKIQRNPGFFSLLFNPTNGHYDLVFSSFTRSTLISDKILQIPSVSIKYKKKSKMVPQVITDIFTSPRQIGVVPAGAFGKCHYLTAATGFFFPGADNGSISIINTTDANSPGDPIIISSTVGGQKWFYHRVIWYDMDGDGDQDAITQRARGNGSHADASQLLWFENPGIIPPPTNWKAHILSTGYEDVNFAIHKLPLPGGRETLVIISGGFFSNRLTITWSIDINWKKQTSIRHRIIDDAGWYLDLQIVDVNDDGIDDVLITTWSRPGKENIGAVLVYEVPRRDWRIDKWPKHVLSTDFEQDLGRSKGSPGTPVAFWRSHAAKKNREKPHIVVNGDDDGKLFLLKPDSEDPNDWSYTQSTILSTSDSEIVGTIAVGDVDGDGFIEFFIPNYRNQRIVVMTYKPQNW; encoded by the exons ATGCTGTATTCTGTTAAAATACAACGCAACCCAGGGTTTTTTAGTTTGCTTTTCAATCCGACCAACGGACACTATGACTTGGTGTTTTCGTCTTTCACGCGTTCAAC CTTGATATCTGACAAAATTTTGCAAATCCCTTCCGTTTCTATTAAATAcaagaaaaaatcaaaaatggtACCGCAAGTGATCACGGATATTTTTACATCGCCAAGACAAATTGGCGTCGTTCCAG CTGGTGCGTTTGGAAAATGTCACTATTTGACGGCTGCTACTGGATTCTTTTTTCCTGGGGCGGACAATggatcaatatcaataattaacACGACGGATGCAAATAGTCCAGGAG ATCCCATCATAATATCGTCCACCGTAGGAGGCCAGAAGTGGTTTTATCATCGAGTAATATGGTACGATATGGACGGTGATGGAGACCAGGATGCTATTACACAAAGAGCAAGAGGAAATGGCT CACATGCAGATGCTTCACAACTGCTATGGTTTGAAAATCCAGGAATTATTCCACCTCCTACAAACTGGAAAGCGCATATTCTAAGCACAGGATACGAAGATGTTAATTTTGCAATTCACAAACTTCCTTTACCAGGCGGAAGAGAGACTCTTGTCATTATAAGTGGAGGATTCTTCAG TAATCGCTTAACAATAACCTGGTCGATAGATATCAATTGGAAAAAACAGACATCAATAAGACATCGAATAATTGACGACGCTGGGTGGTATTTGGATTTGCAG ATTGTCGATGTAAACGATGACGGAATAGACGACGTGTTGATTACTACTTGGAGTAGGCCTGGGAAAGAAAATATTGGGGCAGTCCTAGTTTATGAAGTTCCTCGCAGAGACTGGAGAATAGATAAATGGCCGAA GCATGTACTGTCTACTGATTTTGAACAAGATCTGGGACGTTCGAAAGGGAGTCCAGGAACACCAGTGGCATTCTGGCGTTCACATGCGGCAAAAAAGAATAGAGA GAAACCTCATATTGTTGTTAACGGCGACGATGACGGAAAACTGTTCCTGCTGAAACCAGACAGTGAAGATCCGAACGATTGGTCGTATACACAGTCGACA attttaagCACGTCCGATTCTGAAATAGTTGGAACAATAGCTGTTGGGGATGTTGACGGAGATGGATTCATCGAATTCTTTATTCCAAATTACCGTAACCAACGAATCGTTGTTATGACTTACAAACCACAAAATTGGTGA
- the LOC144424490 gene encoding uncharacterized protein LOC144424490 codes for MLTETKTTTDPGPVCYWIEIDKSKSMNYDKAVDACLKKNGFIGSPKDENALNAFMDYVRPELGNRRRIWTSLQIDPETNVISPEGAYTKWSKGKPRGSPFVTFTGVMLMVHVDETTDKNGMANWTLGSLAYGVVCQTYLNDEKRLTDVDYLDGSC; via the exons ATGTTAACAGAAACAAAGACCACAACTGATCCAG GTCCGGTTTGTTActggattgaaatcgataaaTCAAAAAGCATGAATTATGATAAAGCGGTTGACGCCTGTTTGAAAAAGAATGGATTTATTGGTTCTCCGAAGGATGAAAATGCTCTTAACGCATTTATGGACTATGTGAGGCCGGAACTAGGAAACCGTAGAAGAATATGGACAAGTTTACAGATTGATCCTGAG ACGAATGTGATATCACCTGAGGGTGCATACACCAAATGGTCGAAAGGGAAACCCAGGGGGTCTCCGTTCGTAACTTTTACCGGAGTTATGCTGATGGTACATGTAGACGAGACAACAGACAAGAACGGGATGGCAAATTGGACCCTTGGATCACTAGCATACGGAGTTGTATGCCAGACTTATCTAAATGACGAAAAAAGGTTAACCGATGTTGATTACCTCGATGGATCatgttaa
- the LOC144424595 gene encoding uncharacterized protein LOC144424595, translating into MGNTRRNVIISLIAVVLIISGILVAIVTNMNTFSSTITTTTPTTNPTNTTAASTTTENIQMLTEKKTTTDPGPVCYWIEIDKSKSMNYDKAVDACLKKNGFIGSPKDENALNAFMDYVRPEIGYRRRIWTSLQIDPETNVISPEGAYTKWSKRQAYLGSPFVTFTGVMLMVHVDETTDKNGMANWSVTSLAYGVVCQTYLNDKKRPTDVDYLDGSC; encoded by the exons ATGG gaAATACCAGaagaaatgttatcatttcgTTGATAGCAGTTGTTCTTATAATCAGCGGCATTTTAGTTGCGATTGTAACAAATATGAACACTTTTTCTTCTACTATCACCACTACAACTCCGACTACAAATCCGACGAATACTACTGCCGCTTCAACAACTACTGAGAATATCCAGATGTTAACAGAAAAAAAGACCACAACTGATCCAG GTCCGGTTTGTTActggattgaaatcgataaaTCAAAAAGCATGAATTATGATAAAGCGGTTGACGCCTGTTTGAAAAAGAATGGATTTATTGGTTCTCCGAAGGATGAAAATGCTCTTAACGCATTTATGGACTATGTGAGGCCGGAAATAGGATACCGTAGAAGAATATGGACAAGTTTACAGATTGATCCTGAG ACGAATGTGATATCACCTGAGGGTGCATACACCAAATGGTCAAAAAGGCAAGCCTACCTAGGGTCTCCGTTCGTAACTTTTACCGGAGTTATGCTGATGGTACATGTAGACGAGACAACAGACAAGAACGGGATGGCAAATTGGTCCGTTACATCACTAGCATACGGAGTTGTATGTCAGACTTATCTAAATGACAAAAAAAGGCCAACCGATGTTGATTACCTCGATGGATCatgttaa